Proteins encoded by one window of Rubrobacter indicoceani:
- a CDS encoding ATP-dependent Clp protease ATP-binding subunit, translating into MLQNLLHQQNQSSGGSLFEALTREAQGTIMRARESSAGTTAEDAIGTDHLLAGIVTGESVATQALDRAGADLAAMRGRFSEDFGDPGERVFTFTPSAKQALQLSFAAARQMGAAQVGSEHLLLGLLAEGDGNAYRILQQSGAGDADALRREILRLLQQRGDQMGPQQGTPGGGTGAYPGGGNSGGGQQPPSDSRTPTLDQVSRDLTEAARNGELDPVIGRAEEIARVVRILSRRTKNNPVLIGEAGVGKTAVAEGLAQRIVSEDIPESLRGKRVLSLAVGDLVAGTRFRGDFEERMQQMLKEIQQEEKNIVLFIDELHTIVGAGGADGAVNASNMIKPALARGELQVVGATTLDEYRRHIEKDPALERRFQPVVVDEPTVEETVAVLFGLRDRYEAHHRVRISDEAIEAAAELSDRYISDRFLPDKAIDLLDEAAAEVRLRSTVPPVDFRRIEEEISLLENEKDEAVRGEDYEKAAEHKQKIEQLKLELSEQQTGWAGQRESNSPAVCKEDIARILEEWTGVPAMNIVEEEAERLMNLEGVLHERVVGQDEAVTAVSEAIRRSRAGIKDPKRPVGSFIFLGPTGVGKTELARTLADYLFGDQDAMIRIDMSEYQEKHTVSRLVGAPPGYVGYDEAGQLTEQVRRRPYSVVLFDEIEKAHPDVFNTLLQVLDDGRLTDAQGRTVNFENTVIIMTSNVGSQHLVSTRQFGFTSQDGAGFEETERRARNALEQAFRPEFLNRVDEIIVFKPLSKDDVIQIVDIMLARLNANLRGQNITVEVSRTAKELLAEEGYDPKFGGRPLARAIRRLIENPLSGRLINGDYKEGSTILVDRDEESGELTFTAKEKVS; encoded by the coding sequence ATGCTGCAGAACCTTCTGCACCAGCAGAACCAGTCAAGCGGCGGGAGCCTGTTCGAGGCGTTGACGCGGGAGGCTCAGGGGACGATCATGCGCGCCCGCGAGTCCTCTGCCGGGACGACGGCGGAGGACGCCATCGGGACGGATCATCTGCTGGCCGGGATAGTAACCGGGGAGAGCGTGGCGACGCAGGCGCTCGACCGGGCCGGGGCAGACCTCGCCGCGATGCGCGGGCGCTTCTCCGAAGACTTCGGAGACCCCGGCGAGCGGGTCTTCACCTTCACCCCGAGCGCAAAGCAGGCGCTTCAGCTCTCGTTTGCGGCGGCGCGTCAGATGGGTGCGGCTCAGGTCGGGAGCGAGCATCTGCTTCTGGGCCTGCTCGCCGAGGGCGACGGTAACGCCTACAGAATACTCCAGCAGAGCGGGGCGGGCGACGCCGACGCTCTGAGGCGCGAAATCCTGCGCCTGCTCCAACAGAGAGGGGATCAGATGGGACCTCAGCAGGGAACGCCCGGCGGCGGGACGGGGGCATACCCCGGTGGCGGGAACTCCGGCGGCGGACAGCAGCCGCCTTCGGACAGCAGGACTCCGACGCTGGATCAGGTCTCTCGCGACCTGACCGAAGCGGCTCGCAACGGTGAGCTCGACCCGGTTATAGGTCGGGCCGAGGAGATAGCCCGCGTCGTGCGGATTCTCTCCCGGCGCACCAAGAACAACCCGGTTCTTATAGGCGAAGCGGGGGTCGGCAAGACCGCCGTCGCCGAAGGGCTGGCGCAGCGCATAGTCTCCGAGGACATCCCCGAGAGCCTGCGCGGCAAGCGCGTGCTTTCGCTGGCCGTCGGGGATCTCGTCGCCGGGACGCGTTTCCGGGGGGACTTCGAGGAGCGCATGCAGCAGATGCTCAAGGAGATCCAGCAGGAAGAAAAGAACATCGTCCTGTTTATAGACGAGCTTCACACCATCGTCGGGGCCGGCGGCGCGGACGGCGCGGTAAACGCATCGAACATGATCAAACCAGCCCTTGCAAGGGGCGAGCTTCAGGTCGTGGGCGCGACGACGCTCGACGAGTACCGCAGGCACATCGAGAAGGACCCGGCGCTCGAGCGGCGGTTCCAGCCCGTGGTGGTGGACGAGCCGACGGTCGAGGAGACGGTCGCCGTTCTCTTCGGGCTGCGCGACCGTTACGAGGCGCACCACCGTGTCCGAATCTCCGACGAGGCCATCGAAGCCGCCGCCGAGCTCTCGGACCGCTACATAAGCGACCGCTTCCTGCCGGACAAGGCCATTGACCTTCTGGACGAAGCGGCGGCGGAGGTGCGGCTGCGCTCGACGGTGCCGCCGGTGGACTTCCGGCGCATCGAGGAGGAGATCTCCCTGCTCGAAAACGAGAAGGACGAGGCGGTGCGCGGCGAGGACTACGAGAAGGCCGCCGAACACAAGCAGAAGATAGAGCAGCTCAAGCTTGAGCTGAGCGAGCAGCAGACCGGCTGGGCCGGGCAGCGCGAGTCCAACTCGCCGGCGGTCTGCAAGGAGGACATCGCCCGCATCCTCGAGGAGTGGACGGGTGTCCCGGCGATGAACATCGTCGAGGAAGAGGCCGAGCGGCTGATGAACCTCGAAGGCGTCCTGCACGAGCGGGTCGTCGGTCAGGACGAGGCCGTAACGGCGGTCTCCGAGGCGATACGCCGTTCGCGGGCCGGGATCAAGGACCCGAAGCGCCCGGTCGGTTCGTTTATCTTTCTCGGGCCGACGGGCGTCGGGAAGACGGAGCTTGCGCGCACGCTGGCCGATTACCTCTTCGGGGATCAGGACGCCATGATCCGCATAGACATGTCCGAGTACCAGGAGAAGCACACGGTCAGCCGGCTCGTCGGCGCGCCTCCGGGCTACGTCGGCTACGACGAGGCCGGGCAGTTGACGGAGCAGGTTCGTCGTCGTCCGTACTCGGTCGTTCTCTTCGATGAGATCGAAAAAGCCCACCCGGACGTGTTCAACACGCTTCTGCAAGTCCTCGACGACGGGCGGCTCACCGACGCTCAGGGCCGGACGGTCAACTTCGAGAACACGGTTATCATAATGACGAGCAACGTCGGGAGCCAGCACCTCGTCTCGACCCGGCAGTTCGGGTTCACGTCTCAGGACGGCGCGGGCTTTGAGGAGACCGAGCGGCGGGCAAGGAACGCCCTGGAGCAGGCCTTCAGGCCGGAGTTCTTGAACCGGGTTGATGAGATCATCGTCTTCAAGCCGCTCTCCAAGGACGATGTGATCCAGATAGTGGATATCATGCTCGCTCGCCTGAACGCGAACCTGCGCGGCCAGAACATAACGGTCGAGGTCAGCCGGACGGCCAAAGAGCTGCTCGCCGAAGAGGGCTACGACCCGAAGTTCGGCGGCAGGCCGCTCGCACGGGCGATACGCCGCCTCATCGAGAACCCGCTCTCCGGCAGGCTTATAAACGGCGACTACAAGGAAGGCTCGACCATCCTCGTTGATCGCGACGAGGAGAGCGGAGAACTGACCTTCACCGCAAAGGAGAAGGTGTCGTAG
- a CDS encoding FG-GAP-like repeat-containing protein — protein MKTGISKVAGALLIFFAALLLSASPAWTAPPSFESAVPRDFAAGDGPFDVTSGDFDGDGNLDLAVSSSSENNISVLPGNGDGTFGARVTYEVGSTPTGIVSGDFDGDGNLDLATGNFNGNSVSVLLGNGDGTFTAATPRDYATGANTNDIIAADFNGDGNLDLATPNRSSNNVSVLLGNGDGTFTAAANFPAGNGPSDITVADFNGDNEPDIATSDVFSNTVSVLTGNGDGTFTAAANFPTGGSNPFGIANGDFDGDGIPDLAAVNQGSDNVSVLLGDGGGTFAAAVTYPVGSVPTRVIVRDLNGDGVPDLAVTNQNSDNISVLEGNGDGTFAAATNFEVGDLPVDLTSADFDNDARPDLAVANFSGATVSILLNNTVFPPECSDGRDNDDGDTDFPADGGCESAEDDNEIGTPTLSIDDATVIEGDAGTTNATFTVTRSGDTGGSSSVSYATDDDTATSPADYQQTNGTLTFDPGQTSKEIDVPVNGDEVDEATETFAVNLSNSTNATISDAQGVGTIEDDDEAMLPPPDDGGDPDPAPVDPNACTITGTPGNDILRGTAERDVICGLGGNDIIYGGGGDDVLRGGSGNDTIFGEDGADRIEGGPGNDKVRGGNGDDRIDGKDGKDALYGEAGNDTILGGAGNDTLRGGPGQDTLNGGPGRNSVKQ, from the coding sequence ATGAAAACAGGCATATCGAAAGTGGCGGGGGCGTTGCTGATCTTTTTCGCCGCGCTCCTCCTTTCGGCGAGTCCGGCGTGGACGGCTCCACCCTCCTTCGAGTCAGCCGTTCCCAGGGACTTCGCCGCCGGAGACGGTCCCTTCGACGTGACCAGCGGCGACTTCGACGGCGACGGCAACCTCGACCTCGCCGTGTCGAGTTCAAGCGAAAACAACATCTCGGTGCTGCCCGGCAACGGCGACGGAACCTTCGGCGCTCGCGTGACCTACGAGGTTGGCAGTACTCCTACGGGCATCGTCAGCGGCGACTTCGACGGCGATGGCAACCTCGACCTCGCGACCGGCAACTTCAACGGCAACAGCGTTTCCGTGCTGCTCGGCAACGGCGACGGGACCTTTACCGCCGCCACACCCCGGGACTACGCGACGGGGGCGAACACCAACGACATCATTGCTGCGGACTTCAACGGAGACGGCAACCTCGACCTCGCCACGCCGAACAGAAGTTCCAACAACGTCTCGGTGCTGCTCGGCAATGGCGACGGAACCTTCACCGCCGCCGCGAACTTTCCAGCGGGCAATGGTCCCTCGGACATCACGGTCGCCGACTTCAACGGCGACAACGAGCCGGACATCGCCACTTCGGACGTTTTTTCCAACACTGTCTCCGTCCTCACTGGTAACGGCGACGGAACCTTCACCGCCGCCGCGAACTTCCCGACAGGAGGCAGCAATCCATTCGGCATAGCAAACGGCGACTTCGACGGCGACGGCATCCCGGACCTCGCCGCAGTCAATCAGGGTTCCGACAACGTCTCGGTGCTGCTCGGCGACGGCGGCGGAACCTTTGCCGCGGCCGTTACCTACCCGGTGGGAAGCGTTCCCACGCGGGTCATAGTCAGGGACCTCAACGGCGACGGCGTCCCGGACCTCGCGGTGACGAACCAGAACTCCGACAACATCTCGGTGCTGGAGGGGAACGGCGACGGCACGTTCGCCGCAGCCACAAACTTCGAGGTGGGAGACTTGCCCGTGGATCTCACGAGCGCGGACTTCGACAATGACGCCAGACCGGACCTTGCCGTCGCGAACTTCAGCGGAGCCACCGTCTCCATCCTCTTGAACAACACGGTGTTCCCTCCCGAGTGCTCCGACGGGCGGGATAACGACGACGGCGACACCGACTTCCCCGCCGACGGTGGCTGTGAGTCGGCGGAGGACGATAACGAGATCGGAACGCCCACCCTCTCCATAGACGACGCAACCGTCATCGAGGGCGACGCCGGGACCACGAACGCCACCTTCACCGTTACTCGCTCCGGCGACACCGGCGGCTCCTCAAGCGTAAGCTACGCAACCGACGACGACACGGCGACCTCCCCCGCCGACTATCAGCAGACAAACGGGACGCTCACCTTCGATCCCGGCCAGACGAGCAAGGAGATAGATGTACCCGTAAACGGTGACGAGGTGGACGAGGCCACCGAGACCTTCGCCGTCAACCTCTCGAACTCGACCAACGCGACCATCTCGGATGCACAGGGCGTCGGTACGATAGAAGACGACGATGAAGCGATGCTTCCTCCGCCCGACGACGGTGGTGATCCAGACCCCGCTCCGGTTGACCCGAACGCCTGTACGATAACCGGCACGCCCGGCAACGACATCCTGCGCGGCACTGCTGAACGGGACGTGATCTGCGGCCTCGGCGGTAACGACATAATCTACGGCGGTGGCGGTGATGATGTCCTTCGTGGCGGATCGGGCAATGACACCATCTTCGGCGAGGACGGCGCGGACCGCATAGAGGGCGGCCCGGGCAACGACAAGGTCCGAGGCGGTAACGGCGACGACCGGATAGACGGCAAGGACGGCAAGGACGCCCTCTACGGCGAGGCCGGCAACGACACGATACTCGGCGGCGCGGGGAACGACACCCTGCGCGGTGGTCCGGGGCAGGACACCCTGAACGGCGGACCGGGAAGGAACTCCGTCAAGCAGTAA
- a CDS encoding EthD family reductase: MYRKQDKPTEEFSDHRRTTQAGLARKIPGANTYTRSHASTDPAGETPSCAGVAEPTFENEPAMTDGFASDEAGATVADPANFTEEPRTQVAIIEEVRII; encoded by the coding sequence CTGTACAGAAAACAGGACAAGCCAACCGAAGAGTTCAGCGACCACCGGCGCACCACCCAAGCCGGCCTCGCAAGGAAGATCCCCGGCGCGAACACCTATACCCGGAGCCACGCCTCAACAGACCCCGCCGGGGAAACTCCGTCCTGTGCCGGAGTAGCCGAACCCACCTTCGAAAACGAACCGGCCATGACCGACGGCTTCGCCTCCGACGAAGCCGGAGCCACCGTCGCGGATCCCGCCAACTTCACCGAAGAGCCGAGAACCCAGGTTGCAATCATCGAGGAGGTCAGAATAATCTGA
- a CDS encoding ABC transporter substrate-binding protein translates to MNFESVASVSPDLIVGLYSGMTEQDYGTLSGIAPTLPKSDEWVDYGVPWQDQTRIIGQALGREREANRLISDLESRFTTTREEYPQLEGAAIAVIGAGEGLFYFYTGKDRSTSFFTDLGFTVYEAVAALAGDSENFAVEISEEEFGSIGGADVLVVFASTPRDEKDIRANELFSRLPNVQDDRVVYLSDPEDQNYGALSFNTVLSTPYLLENLVPEVAELVERA, encoded by the coding sequence ATCAACTTCGAGTCGGTTGCGAGCGTCAGCCCCGACCTTATCGTCGGGCTGTACTCCGGGATGACCGAGCAGGACTACGGGACGCTCTCCGGGATCGCCCCGACCCTCCCGAAGTCCGACGAGTGGGTTGACTACGGGGTTCCCTGGCAGGATCAGACCCGCATCATCGGGCAGGCTCTCGGGCGTGAGAGGGAGGCGAACAGGCTTATCTCCGACCTCGAAAGTCGGTTCACCACGACCCGCGAGGAGTACCCGCAGCTGGAGGGCGCGGCGATAGCCGTGATCGGCGCGGGTGAGGGCCTGTTCTACTTCTACACCGGGAAGGACCGCAGCACGAGCTTCTTCACCGACCTCGGCTTCACGGTGTACGAGGCAGTCGCCGCGCTCGCCGGGGACTCGGAGAATTTCGCGGTCGAGATCAGCGAAGAGGAATTCGGCAGCATCGGCGGCGCGGATGTACTCGTCGTCTTTGCCTCCACCCCCCGGGACGAAAAGGACATCAGGGCAAACGAACTTTTCAGCCGGCTCCCGAACGTGCAGGACGACCGAGTCGTCTACCTCTCAGACCCCGAAGACCAGAACTACGGCGCGCTTTCCTTCAACACCGTTCTCTCGACCCCGTACCTTCTCGAAAACCTTGTCCCCGAAGTCGCGGAGCTGGTCGAGCGAGCGTGA
- a CDS encoding iron-siderophore ABC transporter substrate-binding protein, with the protein MRRDVSGGSRAFGFTRRRFLYGAGGLILLGAAGCGSEASGGGESGSSGGSRAIEHKFGSTEVSGEPQRVVSIGYQEHDFLYALGVSPVAARYWYGDENDVIRPWAEDAAGGAEPEVLNMPEGLNFEAIAALEPDLIVGLYSGMTEQDYETLSEIAPTVAQSADYIDYGMPWQETTRMLGRVLGREDRAGQLVSDVEAQFEEARSANPGFEGQSLAVATYSSETFGVFAEEDPRSRFFTSLGFTVPEEFTELAGDSFFANISGEEVGLLDRDVLVWDQISFTEGGREAIETEPLIEQLDVMQQDRAVFLEGDTEEAFGWNTVLSIPFALDEIVPMLAEATGGSGRTTLEETTG; encoded by the coding sequence TTGCGGAGGGATGTTTCGGGTGGGTCGCGGGCCTTCGGGTTTACGAGGCGGCGGTTTCTCTACGGTGCGGGGGGTTTGATCCTGCTAGGGGCGGCGGGTTGCGGTTCGGAGGCTTCCGGTGGCGGTGAGTCCGGTTCTTCGGGCGGGTCGAGGGCCATAGAGCACAAGTTCGGCTCGACGGAGGTAAGCGGTGAGCCGCAGCGGGTCGTCTCCATCGGCTATCAGGAGCACGACTTCCTCTACGCCCTCGGGGTCTCGCCCGTCGCTGCGCGGTACTGGTACGGGGACGAGAACGATGTGATCCGCCCCTGGGCCGAAGATGCGGCGGGTGGTGCGGAGCCGGAGGTGCTCAACATGCCCGAGGGGTTGAACTTTGAGGCGATCGCCGCTCTTGAGCCGGACCTTATAGTCGGGCTGTACTCCGGGATGACCGAGCAGGACTACGAGACGCTCTCGGAGATCGCCCCGACGGTCGCGCAGTCGGCGGACTACATAGACTACGGGATGCCCTGGCAGGAGACGACCCGGATGCTCGGGCGGGTTCTCGGGCGGGAAGACCGGGCCGGGCAGCTGGTCTCCGACGTGGAGGCGCAGTTTGAGGAGGCCCGCAGCGCAAACCCCGGCTTTGAGGGACAGAGCCTCGCCGTTGCGACTTATTCGAGCGAGACGTTCGGGGTGTTTGCGGAGGAAGACCCGCGTTCAAGGTTCTTCACCTCGCTCGGCTTCACCGTACCGGAGGAGTTCACGGAGCTTGCGGGCGACTCATTCTTCGCCAACATAAGCGGCGAAGAAGTCGGGCTGTTAGACAGGGATGTTCTTGTGTGGGATCAGATCTCCTTCACCGAAGGCGGCCGGGAGGCCATAGAGACGGAGCCGCTTATCGAACAACTCGATGTCATGCAACAGGACCGCGCCGTTTTCCTCGAAGGCGACACCGAAGAGGCCTTCGGCTGGAACACCGTCCTGAGCATCCCCTTCGCCCTCGATGAGATAGTACCCATGCTCGCCGAAGCGACCGGAGGCTCCGGTCGGACGACGCTGGAGGAGACGACCGGGTAG
- a CDS encoding glutathione binding-like protein, whose translation MAQPIDIYFWPTPNGNKVSIFCEEAGLEYSFKPINIAEGDQFEEAFLQISPNNKMPAIVDPEGPDGEPISVFESGAILIYLAEKTGRFFPQEPREKYRTLEWLMFQMGGVGPMLGQNHHFRQYAPEKLPYAIERYTNEAARLYGVIDKRLGQSAYLAGDEFTIADIATWPWLTNHENQGQNLDDFPNLKKWYEGVENRPAVKKAMERGKEVAEAGLTLDDKTRDTLFGKGQYQKR comes from the coding sequence ATGGCACAGCCGATAGACATATATTTCTGGCCCACCCCGAACGGGAACAAGGTTTCGATCTTCTGCGAAGAGGCCGGCCTCGAGTACAGCTTCAAGCCGATCAACATCGCAGAGGGCGACCAGTTCGAGGAGGCGTTTCTCCAGATCTCCCCGAACAACAAGATGCCCGCCATCGTGGACCCCGAAGGCCCGGACGGCGAACCGATAAGCGTCTTTGAGTCCGGCGCCATACTTATCTACCTCGCGGAGAAAACGGGCCGGTTCTTTCCCCAGGAGCCGCGCGAGAAGTACCGCACGCTTGAATGGCTCATGTTCCAGATGGGCGGCGTCGGGCCGATGCTCGGCCAGAACCACCACTTTCGCCAGTACGCCCCCGAGAAGCTCCCCTACGCTATCGAACGCTACACCAACGAAGCAGCCCGCCTCTACGGCGTTATAGACAAGCGCCTCGGGCAGTCGGCGTACCTCGCGGGCGACGAGTTCACCATTGCCGACATCGCGACCTGGCCCTGGCTCACCAACCACGAAAACCAGGGCCAGAACCTCGACGATTTCCCCAACCTCAAGAAGTGGTACGAGGGCGTAGAGAACCGCCCCGCCGTCAAAAAGGCGATGGAGCGCGGCAAAGAGGTCGCCGAAGCCGGCCTTACCCTTGACGATAAAACCCGCGACACCCTCTTCGGCAAGGGTCAGTACCAGAAGCGCTAG
- a CDS encoding sulfotransferase — MSICRPERWHESAAKTVHAVSEVVSKVARRCSLAGAASKLVARLRRVSRLTDGIIRDGVFGGGFEDREHATRIFRTNFEEVKRTRTIPPERLLTYTTACGRAGDHPAGFSGRRHRPMSSLGPTPPRPSGGGHLSTGRPPLSLRLRRCSPSGTSSCGPRAGEGPENHSFERCRKNTRSAKISPQGSCKVRT, encoded by the coding sequence CTGAGCATCTGCAGACCGGAACGCTGGCACGAAAGCGCGGCAAAGACCGTCCACGCCGTAAGCGAGGTCGTAAGCAAGGTCGCGCGCCGTTGCAGCCTCGCCGGAGCGGCCTCGAAGCTCGTGGCTCGCCTGCGGCGCGTCTCGCGGCTGACCGACGGGATCATCCGTGACGGCGTCTTCGGCGGGGGCTTCGAAGACCGTGAGCACGCCACCCGCATCTTCCGAACGAACTTCGAAGAGGTAAAGCGAACCAGAACCATCCCGCCCGAACGCCTCCTTACCTACACTACAGCGTGCGGCAGAGCCGGGGACCACCCTGCCGGTTTCTCTGGGCGAAGGCACCGGCCCATGAGTTCCCTCGGCCCAACGCCGCCGCGGCCTTCCGGCGGGGGGCACCTGTCCACCGGACGGCCTCCCTTATCGCTCCGCCTGCGGCGGTGTTCGCCCTCGGGTACCTCGTCCTGCGGCCCCCGGGCCGGAGAAGGGCCCGAAAATCACTCATTTGAGCGATGCCGGAAGAATACCCGTTCTGCAAAAATTTCCCCACAGGGCTCATGCAAGGTGCGGACCTGA
- a CDS encoding S1C family serine protease: protein MKYQNVFLAAFLTLFLGACSFQFGGPGGDSGGGSSDGGSSGGGGSGGEATAGEAGAIASREGIESGTVQISAEGSFVDPASGEQTDSAGSGSGFIIDPSGIAVTNNHVVTGSAFLNVFVGGSDEPTNARLLGVSECSDLAVIDLEGEGYPYFDWHTGDIETGLDIYAAGFPLGDPEFTLTRGIVSKAEADGETAWASVDNVIEHDATINPGNSGGPLVDENGKVVGINYAGSTNDVASGEANQYFAISEAEALDTIEQLRSGKNVNSIGVNGEAVIAEDESVSGVYVYSVESGSPADRAGVRGGDFITRLEGKTLADDGTMADYCDVLRSNAAEDTLSLEVYRYETDEILEGQLNGRPLEATGPSEQPEPEEAETSDPETSDAESEYVVLTDDAETLQVEIPGSWTDTSGSGWEYEGETVGSAVRAAPDLDEYQETWETPGMFFGASTSLASEYTPDTLLDEFQYDGECEKGERLDYSDQAYTGKSEQWNNCGGTGTSFAVIAAVPEDESYITFVQVQVVSEPDADALTRIMETFVVSDPSGL from the coding sequence ATGAAGTACCAGAATGTTTTCCTTGCCGCTTTTTTGACGCTGTTTCTGGGGGCGTGCAGCTTCCAGTTCGGCGGCCCCGGCGGAGACTCCGGCGGCGGGAGTTCCGACGGCGGAAGTTCCGGCGGCGGGGGTTCCGGTGGTGAAGCGACCGCCGGGGAGGCGGGGGCGATAGCCAGCCGCGAGGGCATCGAGAGCGGGACGGTTCAGATCTCCGCCGAGGGCAGCTTCGTGGACCCGGCCTCCGGCGAGCAGACCGACAGCGCGGGGAGCGGCTCGGGCTTTATCATAGACCCCTCCGGTATCGCCGTTACAAACAACCACGTCGTTACCGGCTCCGCGTTTCTCAACGTTTTCGTCGGCGGCTCCGACGAGCCGACAAACGCCCGGCTGCTCGGCGTCTCGGAGTGTTCGGACCTCGCCGTGATAGACCTTGAGGGCGAGGGATACCCGTATTTCGACTGGCACACCGGGGACATCGAGACCGGTCTCGATATCTACGCCGCCGGGTTCCCGCTCGGCGACCCGGAGTTCACCCTGACGCGGGGCATCGTCTCGAAGGCCGAGGCCGACGGCGAGACGGCCTGGGCTTCGGTGGACAACGTCATAGAGCACGACGCGACCATCAACCCCGGCAACTCCGGCGGGCCGCTCGTGGACGAGAACGGGAAGGTCGTGGGCATAAACTACGCCGGAAGCACCAACGACGTGGCGAGCGGCGAGGCAAACCAGTATTTTGCGATCTCCGAAGCCGAAGCCCTCGACACCATCGAGCAGCTCAGGTCAGGGAAGAACGTCAACTCCATCGGCGTGAACGGCGAGGCCGTTATCGCCGAGGACGAATCGGTCTCGGGCGTCTACGTTTACTCGGTCGAGTCCGGGTCTCCGGCGGACCGGGCCGGGGTCCGGGGCGGCGACTTCATCACCCGCCTTGAGGGCAAGACCCTCGCCGACGACGGCACGATGGCCGACTACTGTGATGTTCTGAGATCCAACGCCGCCGAAGACACCCTCTCGCTCGAGGTCTACCGCTACGAGACCGACGAGATCCTTGAAGGCCAGCTGAATGGACGCCCCCTCGAAGCAACCGGACCGTCGGAGCAGCCCGAACCGGAAGAGGCCGAAACCTCGGACCCCGAAACCTCGGACGCCGAATCCGAGTACGTTGTCCTCACCGACGACGCCGAGACCCTTCAGGTGGAGATCCCGGGCAGCTGGACGGACACGAGCGGCTCCGGCTGGGAATATGAAGGTGAGACGGTCGGTTCAGCCGTCCGGGCCGCCCCGGACCTCGACGAATACCAGGAGACCTGGGAGACGCCGGGCATGTTCTTTGGAGCCTCGACCTCGCTTGCCTCGGAGTACACCCCCGATACCCTGCTCGATGAGTTCCAGTACGACGGCGAATGCGAAAAGGGCGAGCGGCTAGACTACAGCGACCAGGCCTACACCGGGAAGTCCGAACAGTGGAACAACTGCGGCGGCACCGGAACAAGCTTCGCCGTAATAGCCGCCGTGCCGGAAGACGAGTCCTACATAACCTTTGTACAGGTGCAGGTGGTCTCCGAGCCCGACGCCGACGCCCTGACCCGGATCATGGAAACCTTTGTCGTCAGCGACCCGTCCGGCCTTTGA